From the genome of Candidatus Ruthia magnifica str. Cm (Calyptogena magnifica):
TACAGGTTCTCTGGGTTATATTAGCAGTAACGGAAAAATGGATTTTAACATTCTTATTCGTACCATTAGCAAACAAGACAATCTATTAACTTTAAGGGCGGGGGCGGGTATTGTATTTGATTCTATTGCTAAACAAGAACTGCAAGAAACTAAGCATAAAGCCAGGGGTATGCTTCAGATTTTTACATAACGCTTAAATTCAACTTTTTTATTAATTCTGAATTTTTGTTTTTTACATCATATTCAAGCATACTTGCTCAATAATGAAACCTTTGATCTTTATTGAATATAACTCTTTTACTTAGCTTTTTGTTAAGTTTTATTTTGTGTAAAAGTATCAATTAATGACTTATTTCATATTCAATTTTTTCTAAGATATCAAGGAAAAGGTCTTTAAACATTGAATATAAAAATACTGTTTTAAAAAATATATTAGGCATGTGAGTGTTTTTAAGTAATTAATGTTTTCCTTGATATCTTTTAGAAATTTATTAGTTTACAGTCGAAATATAGATAGCACCATCAATACCAACTATCAACATTTGCACCCCAATTACAGCCAAAATCAAACCCATTAAACGAGTAACAATACCAAGCCCATCTCTGCCTATTATTAATAATATTTTCGAACTAAAAATAAAACAAAAAAAAGTGATGAGACATAGGAATGCAAATACAGATATTGTTACAGAAGTTTCTCCCCATCCTTCTGCTGCTGAATAATTCATTGCTGTTGCAATAGTTCCTGGCCCAGCAAGAAGTGGTACAGCTAGAGGTGATACGGCTACATTTGAATGATTACTTTCTTGAGTTGTATGTAATTTTGAAACATTTCCTTGAAGCATATGATATCCAACAAGAAATACTAAAATACCTCCAGCTATTCGTAATGCAGGAAGAGTTATTCCAAAAAGGTGGAAAATTGATTTACCTAAAACAGAAAATAGTAAAATTATAACAAAGGTGATAATGAGAGATTTAATGGCAACTTTAGTTTGTTCATGTTTTTCCATGTTTCTTGTTAATCCAGCGAAGACTGCTGTGCTTGCAATAGGATTCATAATGGCAAAAAATGCCATGAAAATTGTCACTGCATGCTCAAATAATAGATTCATTTTTCTAATACCTTTAGTGAACTAATGCCAAAACTCAGCTGACGACTTGGAACCAGCGGAAAGACGGCCATCAGATAGAGTGCCTTAGTGGTTTGCATAGGGTTTGTTGAGGTTTGCATGGTTTATTTTTACTCTTCTTAAAAATGATAAATATTTTTTGTTGTATGTTTTTTCTTTTAGAATGATGCGTGTTTTTAAACAAATTATCTAGAGTCTGCTTTATTTTAAATTCTCAAAATCGGGTTAATCGTCTGTTATACACAACCGCTCTGCGGTCACATCTAATTACAGTAACAAAAAATAACCAACTCAATTCACGATCTCAATTTAGCAAATATAATAACAGAATAATTAAAATTTTTAGTTGATATTCTTTGTATTTTAATAGTGTTAAGGTTGAAATTTTGATGTTATGGGGTAGCGACGTTCTTTACCAAAGGCATTTTGGCTAATCTTAGGTCCGGGTGCACTTTGTCTGCGTTTGTATTCGTTGTTAAGTACCATTTGGATGATACGTTTAACAGTTTGTTCATTAAAACCCTGTTTGATGATGCGTTCAACGGAATATCTTTGTTCGATAAACAGTTCCAGAATTGCATCTAGTTCGTCATAGGGGGGTAGTGAGTCTTGGTCAATTTGATTAGGAGTAAGTTCGGCAGAAGGTGCTCTGTCGATAACACGCTTTGGAATGATGGTTGATAGGGTGTTTCTGTATTTGGCAAGTTGATAAACTAAGGTTTTACTAACGTCTTTAAGAGGAGCAAAGCCTCCAGACATATCACCATATAAAGTAGCATAGCCTACTGCCATTTCAGATTTGTTGCTCGTGGTGAGTACGATTTTTCCTAATTTATTAGAGATTGCCATTAGTAGTGTGCCACGTATACGAGCCTGTAGGTTTTCCTCAGTGGTGTCAGCTTTCATGCCGTTAAATAATATGTTAAGTTGTGTGTTAAAGCTATCCACTATAGTGTGAATGCTGATTTCATGATAATCAATATTCATTGCTGTGGCTTGAATTTTAGCATCTTCAAGACTCATGCTTGAGGTGTATTCATAGAACATCATAATGGCTTTAATGTTCCTAGTACCAATGGCATCAGCAGCAATAGCAAGGGTTAGTGCAGAATCGATACCGCCAGATAAGCCCATTACCACGCCATTAAAAACTCCGTTTTTTTCAATGTAGTCTTTAGTGGCAAGTACCAAGGCATTATAAATGGTTTTTTCAATAGGATCAGTGTCAGGTAGTGTGGTAGGAGAGGTAAAGCTAACACTTTGAATTTTTTCTTTAAATAAAGGCAATTGCAAAGTGATATCGGCATTTGAGTTCATGACAAAAGATGCGCCATCAAATACCAATTCATCTTGTGCGCCAACCATATTAACGTAAATAAAATTAGTTTTGGTTGTCAATACGCGTTGTTTAATTTGTTCAATTCGTTGTGAGTGTTTACCAACTTGGAATGGAGAAGCGTTAATACTAATGATGATTTGTGCACCCTGATTAGCCGTGGTAGAAATAATCTTTGGTGTCCAAGCATCTTCACAGATGACTAGCCCAATTCTTTTACCTTGGCATTCAAAAATAAAAGCCTTATGACCCGGTTCAAAATAACGTTTTTCATCAAACACGCCATAGTTTGGAAGGTTTTGCTTGTGATAAACCCACAGTTTCGAGTTTTGAACAAGATAAGCACCGTTGTATAAAACGTCGTTTTTCTTTGAGGGCGCGCCAAATATAATAGAAATATCTTCAGAGATAGTTTGGCTGATCAAGGTTACTTTATCTTGAACTTGTTGGATAAACTCTTCACGCAATAATAAATCTTCAGGAGGGTAACCAATCAGTGATAATTCTGGGAAAACCAACAAATCACAGCCTCGAATATGTGCCTCTTTAGTTAACTTGATAATTTTTTGAGTATTCCCATCTAAATCGCCAACAATGGGGTTAATTTGTGCAATGTCTATTTTGATAGATTTTGAGTTATTTGCAAGTTTTTCTAGTTGCTCTTTCCAAAATATGGTCTTTGATTTACTGCCAGTAATTTTTGCATGTTCCAGTTTAGTGTGGGCGACGACTTCTGCAGGATTGATGTTTAAAATATTAGCAAACAGCCAAGCATGTGTTTCAGAAAGAGCGGCTTTTCCTGATTTATATTTGCTTAAATTGGATTGATTAATTGAATACTTTTGAGAGATTTTATAGTCTGAAAAGCCAGTTTTATTGCGCACTTTAGATAGATAATCCTTAGTTTTATTTGTCATTATTAACACCTTTATTTGAATGTAATTTTTACTTATTATAGTTAATTTTTACTACTTATATTTGAACATTAAATTAGTTAAAAAATACTAATCATGGTAAAAACACCATAAATACTATATAAGCTATTAATTTATGATGAGATTATAAATAATCAACTAAACAATAAATGAGCCAAATTCATAAACATTTATTGACGGAATCAAGCTTAGCAAGTTTAAATTTAGCCGTCTAATTTAACATCTTACAAGTTTAACAACCAAAAAATCAGAAGTTTTTGGGTAAACTGTTCTTATTGTCTTTAAATTAATTTATCTAGTGATGGGCTTATTCAGTAAACATAAAAAAAAACGAAAGTTTGATAAAAATCAGGACTGGAGTAAAGGTTTTAAACGCAATAATACGTTTAAAAATATTGTAAAACAACAAGGTTTAAATTTTAAAGAAAACATTGATATAGATAGTGATTTATACGTATCTTGTACTAAGAAAGGACTAAGTTGTAATTATGCAGAAATAAGCTCAGACCAAATAAAAATTTTAAAACAATGTAGCATTGAAAGTAGTGCTGATGAGTTGATGAAAATTTTAAAAAGAACACATAAGACGAGATTTAAAAATGATATTTTAAATCCACTACTTGAATATGGCTTTTTTGAACGAACTATTCCAGAAAAACCTAAAAGCCCAAAACAAAAATACAGACTTACTAAACAGTTTGTTAATGTTATTAAGATAACAAATTAGCAAATTGATATTTCAATGTAGTGATGTTGGCCTTGTATGATCTAATGAAAATAGGTATTTTACTAACCAATCTTGGTACACCAGATGCACCTACAAAGGCTGCTTTAAGGAGATTTTTGTCTGAATTCTTATCAGATCCTAGAGTGATTGATCCGCCTAATAAATTAATATGGTGGCTGGCATTAAATGTCGTTATTCTCAATATAAGGCCTAAAAGATTAGCCAAAAATTATGCCAAAATTTGGAATAAAATTGGCATCGGTTCTCCATTATTAAGTATCACCAAATTGCAATTAGAAGGTGTTAAAAAAATATTACTTGAACAGCACGAAAACTTAGTCTTTGAAATGGGCATGCGTTATGGAAACCCTTCTATTTCATCAGCTTTAGATAAGTTACGTGCCAAAGGTTGTGAAAAAATCATTGTTCTGCCACTTTATCCTCAATATTCGAACACAACAACACTTTCAACATTAGATGCCATTAACCAAACATTAGACTCTTGGGTGCAAAAGCCAGAAATAGCCTTCATTGAACATTATTATGACAATAATGGCTATCTTCAATCTCTTACTAATTCAGTGTTAGAGCATCAAACTAAGCATGGAAAGCCAGATAAATTAATGATTTCATTTCATGGCATTCCTCAACGATATGTTGATAATGGCGATGTATATTATGATCATTGTGTTAGTACGGCTAAATTACTCGCTAAAAAGCTAGATTTGGATGAAAGTGACTACTTATTCAGCTTTCAATCTATTTTTGGACGAGAGCCGTGGACTAAACCACAAACTAAAGAAAGATTAAAAACATTGGCCGGTGATGGTGTTGTACATATTCAAGTTATTTGCCCAGGGTTTTTGGCCGATTGTTTGGAGACCTTAGAAGAGATTGAATGTGAAAATCGTAATTATTTTATCCAAGCTGGTGGTCGTCAGTTTAGCTACATTTCTGCATTAAATGACAGAGACGACCACATAAAGATGCTCATCGATTTAATTTCCACTCATTTATAACTACGTTAAATAATGATTTTTTAAACTGGACTTTACAAGAAAAACAAATGAAGTTAGCGAAATAAGTATTAGAAGCCTTCAGGTAATGGTACCTTAATGGATATTTTCTTAGTTATGTTGGTATTAAATATGAAATAAATGATCAAATTGTCAAAAAGTATTTTTACTCATAAATTGCAAAATTTAGTACTTGCAAAAATAATTCAAATACACTATATTTAGTTTTAATTAACTTTTATTAACACTATATGTAGTGTTTTTTACTAGGAGTACTAATGAACCAAGACATTAAAGTCATCAAACGTAATGGACAACAAGAATCCATTGATATGGAAAAAATTCATCGTGTTGTGCACTGGGCTTCACAAGATTTAAAAGGCGTTAGTGTGAGCCAAGTTGAAATTAACGCACAGTTGGCATTTTTTGATGGTATTAAGACGGAAGACATTCATGAAACCATTATTAAATCAGCAGCAGATTTAATCTCAATAGAGGTGCCAGATTACCAATATTTAGCGGCACGTTTGACTATTTTTCATTTGCGTAAAAAGGCATTTAAATCCTTTACCCCGACCCCGCTTTTTGAACATATTAAAAAATTCACAGATTTGAGTATTTATGACAAAGAGATTCTTAATAAATACTCAAAAGAAGAAATTGAAACCCTAGGCGCCTATATTGATCATTGGCGTGATATGAATTTTTCCTATGCCGCAGTTAAGCAATTAGAGGGCAAATACCTAGTCCAAAATCGTGTTACTGGAGAAATTTACGAATCTCCACAATTGCTTTATGTATTGATAGGCATGTATCTATTCCAAGAGTATGAAGCCAGTATACGTATGGATATTGTGAAACGCTTTTATGACGCAGTAAGTTTATTTAAAATCTCTCTTCCTACCCCTATTATGGCGGGTGTTAGAACGCCCATACGCCAGTTTTCATCTTGTGTATTAATTGAGGTGGATGATGACTTAGATTCAATTAGTGCTGGTGCTGGTGCTATTGTAAAATATGTTTCTCAGCGTGCTGGTATTGGTATTAATGGCGGCAAAATTCGTGCAATTGGCAGTCCTATTCGTGGTGGCGAGGCAATACATACGGGTTGTATTCCTTTTTATAAACACTTTCATACTGCGGTTAAATCTTGCTCACAAGGTGGGGTACGTGGTGGCGCAGCCACTTTATTTTATCCTTTGTGGCACTTGGAAGTTGAAAGCTTATTAGTGCTAAAAAACAACACAGGTACTGATGAAAACCGCATTCGCCATCTTGATTATGGTGTGCAATTTAACGGACTAATGTATCAACGCTTTCTAAAAGATGATGATATTACTTTATTTTCACCACATGATGTACCTGGTTTATACGATGCTTTTTTTGCCAATCAAGAAGAATTTAAGCGCTTATATGAGCAATACGAACAAAATGATTCGATTAGAAAACAAGCTATTAAGGCCAGAGAACTATTTGCTAAGTTCATGCAAGAACGCGCTAATACAGGCCGCATTTATCTACAAAATGTTGATCATTGCAATACCCACAGTGCCTTTGATGCCAAGCAAGCACCTATCAAACAATCTAATCTTTGCATGGAAATTACTCTGCCAACTAAACCTTTGTACTCAGTTCAGGACGAGCAAGGTGAAGTGGCACTTTGTACACTATCAGCAGTCAATCTTGGTGCGTTAGACTCTTTAAATGAAATGGAAGCACTAACTGATATTATTGTGCGCTCATTGGATTGTTTGCTTGATTATCAAGACTATCCAATTAAAGCGGCTGAACTGTCTAGCAAGAGCCGCCGTACACTTGGAATTGGTGTTACCAATCTAGCTTATTATTTAGCCAAAAATGGCGTGAAATACTCTGATGGATCAGGTAATCAACTTATTCACAAAACTTTTGAGGCGTTGCAATATTATTCATTAAAGGCTTCAAATACATTGGCAAAAGAATTAGGCGTTTGTCCATTATTTTCTCAAACTCAATATTCACAAGGTATTATGCCCATTGATTCTTATAAAAAAGACATTGATGCGTTCTGTGATTGTAAATTAGAACTTGATTGGGATACTCTACGCCAAAATATTAAATCAACAGGGCTTAGAAACTCAACTTTAACAGCTCTTATGCCATGTGAAAGCTCATCACAAATTTCCAATTCAACTAATGGTATTGAGCCGCCTAGAGGGTTTGTCTCTATCAAACAATCTAAAGACGGTATTTTAAAACAAATTGTTCCAGAGTATGAAAGATTAAAAAATCAATATGAATTACTTTGGGACATTAAAGATAACGAAGGTTATCTACAACTTTGTGGGATTATGCAAAAGTTTGTAGATCAATCTATTTCTACCAATATGCATTATGATCCTTCACAATTTGAAGGCAATAGAGTTCCGATGAAATTATTTTTAATGGATTTGTTTAGGGCTTATAAATATGGCATTAAAACACTTTATTATCATACAACTCGTGATGGTGGTGATGACTGGCAAGAAAAAGAAGAAGATAATGCATGTGCAGATGGTGTTTGCAAATTATAAAGTGAATATAAACCATCAATATTAAATCCTAAACAAAAGATTAAAAGTTTTTGCTTAGAAATAAAAATAAAGGAGTTATATTATGTCGTACAGCATCTTTAACAAAAAAATTAGTAATACATTAATTCAACCTATGTTTTTTGGTGATAGCATGAATGTTACGCGTTTTGATAAGCAAAAATTTGAGATATTTGAAAAACTTACCGAAAAACAACTTTCATTCTTTTGGCGTCCAGAAGAGATTGATGTTTCCAAAGATAAAATAGATTTTTCTAAATTACTGCCTAATGAAAAACATATTTTTGTCTCCAATTTACAATATCAAATTTTGCTAGATTCAGTACAAGGCCGTGCCCCTAATATTGCTTTTTTACCGATTGTATCATTGCCGGAAGTAGAAAATTGGATTGAAACTTGGTCATTTTCTGAAACCATTCATTCGCGTTCCTATACACATATTATTCGCGCTATTATTAATGAGCCAGGTGTGATATTTGACGATATTATGAAAACGGATGAAATTATTCAACGTGCTGAAAGTGCCTCCAAACACTATGACGGGCTTATTAAATATACTCAGGCGTATTTACTACATGGCACAGGCAAGCTTAAAATTCAAGAAGAAGAGGTGTCAATTGATTTATATTGTTTGAAAAAGCAACTCTATCTTACGATTATGTCAGTCAATATTCTTGAGGCAGTACGATTCTACGTTAGTTTTGCTTGTTCATTTGCTTTTGCTGAACGTAAGGTTATGGAGGGTAATGCTAAGATTATCAAAATGATTGCTCGTGATGAAGCGCTCCATTTAACAGGTACTCAACACATGCTTAACTTGATGAGTAGCGGCAAAGATGATCTTGATATGCAAAAAATTTCCAAAGAGTGCCAAGATGAAGTAATCACCATGTTTAGAGAAGCTTGTGAGCAAGAAAAAGATTGGGCAGAATACTTGTTCCGTGATGGTTCCATGATTGGCTTAAATGCGCAGATTTTAAAACAATATTTAGAGTATATCACTAACGTACGTATGAAAGCTTTAAATTTAAGCCTCATATTTGATGAATGCACTAATCCATTACCTTGGATTAACCACTGGCTAGATTCTGACAATGTTCAAGTTGCGCCGCAAGAAACTGAAATTACCTCTTATTTGGTCAGCGCTATTGATAATACTTTAGATGAACAAGACTCTGATTTTAACGACTTTGAATTGTAGTTAATTAAATGTTTAGAATAGAGGTTGATAATATTAATAGCAAAACTGAGTCATTATATGTCTATGGAGATCGTTCCATTCTTACCGAGCTTGAACAGCATAACGTGTTTATTAACCACTCTTGTCGTCAAGGGTATTGTGGTAGTTGCATATTGCAACTCTTATTTGGTGACGTCATTCATCAGGATTCTTTTATACCTTTATCGAAAGGGGAAATCTTAGCTTGTAGAGCGATACCAGTTACAAATATTAAAATTGGTTCAAGAGATTAAGCGAGTTTAAATATTCCAAGACTTCACTAGCTTTGAGCACACTCTTCTTTAGTTATAATTTCACCAATTGCTTTTAAGTTAAGATCAGCAGCTTGAATTTCATCTTCCGGTATAATTTTTTTGTTTTTGCGTTGTGGTTAAAATACCAATGTCCAACCAAAAATAGAAATTGACTATTTATTTAGAAATCTGTTGTACTAATGATTGCTTCACTTTACCATTGCCAAGATCATACATAATAGGTGGATTAATAGTGTCAATTTTAACAAAGATGCACTATACTTACGTGTTTTTAATATAAAGAATGAATTTTAATATTCTCGGCTTAATTTAAAAAAATGTGTACAATTTAGCCACTTATTAAGCAAGGATTTATAACCAAATTGTACTCTTTTTCTAATTCTTTGTACAATTGTTCTGGCATTAAATCAGGATGTTCTTTCATGATACGAAAGGCAATAACGTTGTCCTCCATCGTGCCCCAATTCTTAATATAAATACCTTCTTTATAGCCATGTTTTTGTCTAAAGGTATTGAGTTGATTCTTAACAAGATAGCGTTTGTAAAGTTCTGGCACATCCATACTCATCGTTGCTAGCGCTTTAAAGAAAAGTCCTGTAATTTCATATAAAGTATTTTTAGATTTATCTACATTAGCACCACTTGCTGCGGCCACCAGTTTTTCTAAAATTTCTATCACAAGTTCTGGGTTTGCCTCTCTTTCTGGCTTTATATTTTCATAATTTTGAGCAAATTGAGTATCACCAAAATGAATGGCCTCAGACATAATAAAATGCCAAATATCCACCAATTCAACTTTGGCGTTATCCAAATCGTGCGCTCTTTCAATATCTTTCCAGTGTTTCCAATTAAACGAATCAATCGCTTCAGTGGCTTCCATATAAATACAACGCAACCAAGAAATGTAACGCCCATCTTTGGTTATGCCGCTACTCCACTCAGGGCCGTTAATGTTGTTATTTAATTGCTTTTGCAATTCAAACATTTGCTTAATTTGATTCATTAATAAACCCTTATAGTAATTAATATGAAAAATATCAAGAATTATAATGTAACACTTATCAAGTAAAAAAATAATTATGATTTGGGTGAGTATTTATAAATTTGATATCTATCCAATACATACAAAATTACATACTTATTATCTAATTATCAATTTAATGAATTTAGTATTAACCAACATGATTTATTTTTTAATAACTTACTGAAATGATTTCTGGATGCACCAACTATTAGTAGCTATTCACTAGACTTAGCCAAACTTGCATAAAAACAACCGAATACTCAACCTAGATTTGAGTTAATCAATTTTTTAACATTTAACATTAGGTTTTTTATTACCATGCTTTCTTATAAATCGTTTCGTTTCTAGATTTTGAGAATAGACAAGGATTAATTCACACGCTTATTTTGGCATTTAAATTGGTTTGGTATTAAAAATCTTACAAAATAATTCAGCTGTTTTTTGTGTATCGTATAGTGCAGAATGCGCACAAGAATCGTCCCATTCAATATTAGCCTTACGCATAGCCTTAGCTAGTACAGTTTCGCCATAATGTAAGGCTGATAAGCTAACGGTATCTAGAGTTGAAAACTGATGAAATGGACTCTTGAGTTTGCACCTATCAGTTGCAGCGTGCAAAAAACCCAAATCAAAAAAAGCATTGTGCCCTACCAAGATAGCACGAGTACAGCTCTCTTGCTTGAGCTCAGCATACACCTTGGTGTAAATTTGCTTAATGGCGTCAATTTCTTTAACCGCCATTCTAAATGGATTGTCAACATCAATGCCATTAAACTTTAGCGCACTAGATTCTAACATACCACCTTTAAAAGGTTCAATGTGAAAATGCTGCGACCCTTTTGGATATAAATTATTCATTTTATCAATACCAATCACAATAGCGCAAATCTCCAACATAGCATCAGTTTTCTCGTTAAAACCACCTGTTTCAGTGTCAATAACTACTGGCAAATAGCCACGAATTCTGTCTTTAATTAACATCTTTAAAAAAAATTGATGAGTTACGATCTTGATTAAATAAGACTTGACGTTTTTTGGGCAAATCAGTAATTTTCATTTGGATAAAGCCATTTTTAATAAACCAATCTGTGCCATATTTAGTCAATGCAAAAACCTTAGAAAATTTTTCAGCTTTTGCTTTTTTCATAATCTTATTAAGCAGTTTTAATGAAAGTCCTATTTTTTGCGATTTTTTAGACACCGCTAATGAATAAATCTCCCCTACATCCTCTTTACAGTTTTTAAGACCTGCACAAGCAAGTAATTGATTATCGTCTATTAAATAAACAAAATCCCCAATGTTTTCATTGATTTGAGCCTTGGTTCTGGGTAATATTTTTCCCTCCTCAACAAAAGGCTTAACTAGGGTAAAAATTTGTTCGGCTTTAATCAATCTGACGATTCAAATGTTTAATGAAACGCCTATTTTAGTCTAAAATTTAATCTTTTTATCATGCGAAGAAAAATTATGTACAACCCAAGAAAATACTCCTCACAAGTTGTTGACGGATTTGAACGCGCGCCAAGTCGTGCCATGCTTTATCCAGTTGGATTTACAAAAGAGGATTTTAACAAGCCTCAAGTCGGCATAGCAAGCACTTGGTCAATGGTAACACCGTGTAATATGCACATTAATAAATTGGCTGATGAGACATTAAAAGGGGTAAATGCCACAGGTGGTAAAGCCATTATTTTTAACACTATTACTATTTCAGATGGTATTTCTATGGGCTCTGAAGGCATGAAGTACTCTTTAGTCTCACGTGAAGTTATTGCCGATTCAATTGAAACTGTGGTTGGTTGTCAAGGTTTTGATGGTGTGGTTGCAATTGGTGGTTGCGATAAAAACATGCCTGGTTGTATTATTGGTTTGGTACGTCTTAATCGCCCTAGTATTTTTGTTTATGGAGGCACAATCCAGCCGGGTAAAAATCATACAGATGTGGTGAGTGTTTTTGAAGCAGTTGGCCAATTTGCCAATCATACAATTGATGCGATTGAATTAGAAAATATTGAAAAAATAGCTATCCCTGGTCCAGGCTCTTGTGGCGGTATGTATACGGCTAACACTATGGCATCAGCGATTGAAGCATTAGGTATGAGCCTGCCAAATTCTAGTGCGCAAGATGCTATTTCAGATGATAAAAATAACGACTGTGTTCAAGCTGGACAGGCCGTCCTTAATTTATTAAACAAAGACATTAAACCTCGTGACATTATGACCATGAAGGCATTTGAAAATGCTATTACCGTAATTATTGCATTGGGTGGCTCAACTAATGCTGTATTGCATTTAATTGCCATGGCAAGTGCTGCTGAGGTTAATCTTAAAATTGATGACTTTACTCGCATTGGCCAAAAAGTACCCGTTATTGCTGACCTTAAACCATCAGGCAAATACATGATGAGTGAATTGGTTAAAATTGGCGGTACATTGCCGCTAATGAAAATGTTACTTGATGCAGGATTATTGCACGGAGACTGCCTAACAGTAACAGGAAAAACTCTAGCTGAAAATTTAGAAAATGTTAAGCCATACGCTGATTCTCAAGAAATCATTAGAGCACTAGACAACCCAATAAAAAAAGATTCACACCTTAGAATTTTACGTGGCAATCTTGCAACCGA
Proteins encoded in this window:
- a CDS encoding MarC family protein yields the protein MNLLFEHAVTIFMAFFAIMNPIASTAVFAGLTRNMEKHEQTKVAIKSLIITFVIILLFSVLGKSIFHLFGITLPALRIAGGILVFLVGYHMLQGNVSKLHTTQESNHSNVAVSPLAVPLLAGPGTIATAMNYSAAEGWGETSVTISVFAFLCLITFFCFIFSSKILLIIGRDGLGIVTRLMGLILAVIGVQMLIVGIDGAIYISTVN
- a CDS encoding NAD+ synthase: MTNKTKDYLSKVRNKTGFSDYKISQKYSINQSNLSKYKSGKAALSETHAWLFANILNINPAEVVAHTKLEHAKITGSKSKTIFWKEQLEKLANNSKSIKIDIAQINPIVGDLDGNTQKIIKLTKEAHIRGCDLLVFPELSLIGYPPEDLLLREEFIQQVQDKVTLISQTISEDISIIFGAPSKKNDVLYNGAYLVQNSKLWVYHKQNLPNYGVFDEKRYFEPGHKAFIFECQGKRIGLVICEDAWTPKIISTTANQGAQIIISINASPFQVGKHSQRIEQIKQRVLTTKTNFIYVNMVGAQDELVFDGASFVMNSNADITLQLPLFKEKIQSVSFTSPTTLPDTDPIEKTIYNALVLATKDYIEKNGVFNGVVMGLSGGIDSALTLAIAADAIGTRNIKAIMMFYEYTSSMSLEDAKIQATAMNIDYHEISIHTIVDSFNTQLNILFNGMKADTTEENLQARIRGTLLMAISNKLGKIVLTTSNKSEMAVGYATLYGDMSGGFAPLKDVSKTLVYQLAKYRNTLSTIIPKRVIDRAPSAELTPNQIDQDSLPPYDELDAILELFIEQRYSVERIIKQGFNEQTVKRIIQMVLNNEYKRRQSAPGPKISQNAFGKERRYPITSKFQP
- a CDS encoding Fic family protein, with the protein product MGLFSKHKKKRKFDKNQDWSKGFKRNNTFKNIVKQQGLNFKENIDIDSDLYVSCTKKGLSCNYAEISSDQIKILKQCSIESSADELMKILKRTHKTRFKNDILNPLLEYGFFERTIPEKPKSPKQKYRLTKQFVNVIKITN
- the hemH gene encoding ferrochelatase, whose product is MKIGILLTNLGTPDAPTKAALRRFLSEFLSDPRVIDPPNKLIWWLALNVVILNIRPKRLAKNYAKIWNKIGIGSPLLSITKLQLEGVKKILLEQHENLVFEMGMRYGNPSISSALDKLRAKGCEKIIVLPLYPQYSNTTTLSTLDAINQTLDSWVQKPEIAFIEHYYDNNGYLQSLTNSVLEHQTKHGKPDKLMISFHGIPQRYVDNGDVYYDHCVSTAKLLAKKLDLDESDYLFSFQSIFGREPWTKPQTKERLKTLAGDGVVHIQVICPGFLADCLETLEEIECENRNYFIQAGGRQFSYISALNDRDDHIKMLIDLISTHL
- the nrdA gene encoding class 1a ribonucleoside-diphosphate reductase subunit alpha; this encodes MNQDIKVIKRNGQQESIDMEKIHRVVHWASQDLKGVSVSQVEINAQLAFFDGIKTEDIHETIIKSAADLISIEVPDYQYLAARLTIFHLRKKAFKSFTPTPLFEHIKKFTDLSIYDKEILNKYSKEEIETLGAYIDHWRDMNFSYAAVKQLEGKYLVQNRVTGEIYESPQLLYVLIGMYLFQEYEASIRMDIVKRFYDAVSLFKISLPTPIMAGVRTPIRQFSSCVLIEVDDDLDSISAGAGAIVKYVSQRAGIGINGGKIRAIGSPIRGGEAIHTGCIPFYKHFHTAVKSCSQGGVRGGAATLFYPLWHLEVESLLVLKNNTGTDENRIRHLDYGVQFNGLMYQRFLKDDDITLFSPHDVPGLYDAFFANQEEFKRLYEQYEQNDSIRKQAIKARELFAKFMQERANTGRIYLQNVDHCNTHSAFDAKQAPIKQSNLCMEITLPTKPLYSVQDEQGEVALCTLSAVNLGALDSLNEMEALTDIIVRSLDCLLDYQDYPIKAAELSSKSRRTLGIGVTNLAYYLAKNGVKYSDGSGNQLIHKTFEALQYYSLKASNTLAKELGVCPLFSQTQYSQGIMPIDSYKKDIDAFCDCKLELDWDTLRQNIKSTGLRNSTLTALMPCESSSQISNSTNGIEPPRGFVSIKQSKDGILKQIVPEYERLKNQYELLWDIKDNEGYLQLCGIMQKFVDQSISTNMHYDPSQFEGNRVPMKLFLMDLFRAYKYGIKTLYYHTTRDGGDDWQEKEEDNACADGVCKL
- the nrdB gene encoding class Ia ribonucleoside-diphosphate reductase subunit beta, which produces MSYSIFNKKISNTLIQPMFFGDSMNVTRFDKQKFEIFEKLTEKQLSFFWRPEEIDVSKDKIDFSKLLPNEKHIFVSNLQYQILLDSVQGRAPNIAFLPIVSLPEVENWIETWSFSETIHSRSYTHIIRAIINEPGVIFDDIMKTDEIIQRAESASKHYDGLIKYTQAYLLHGTGKLKIQEEEVSIDLYCLKKQLYLTIMSVNILEAVRFYVSFACSFAFAERKVMEGNAKIIKMIARDEALHLTGTQHMLNLMSSGKDDLDMQKISKECQDEVITMFREACEQEKDWAEYLFRDGSMIGLNAQILKQYLEYITNVRMKALNLSLIFDECTNPLPWINHWLDSDNVQVAPQETEITSYLVSAIDNTLDEQDSDFNDFEL
- a CDS encoding 2Fe-2S iron-sulfur cluster-binding protein — its product is MFRIEVDNINSKTESLYVYGDRSILTELEQHNVFINHSCRQGYCGSCILQLLFGDVIHQDSFIPLSKGEILACRAIPVTNIKIGSRD
- a CDS encoding dUTP diphosphatase — its product is MNQIKQMFELQKQLNNNINGPEWSSGITKDGRYISWLRCIYMEATEAIDSFNWKHWKDIERAHDLDNAKVELVDIWHFIMSEAIHFGDTQFAQNYENIKPEREANPELVIEILEKLVAAASGANVDKSKNTLYEITGLFFKALATMSMDVPELYKRYLVKNQLNTFRQKHGYKEGIYIKNWGTMEDNVIAFRIMKEHPDLMPEQLYKELEKEYNLVINPCLISG